The following are encoded in a window of Methanobrevibacter ruminantium M1 genomic DNA:
- a CDS encoding Hsp70 family protein produces the protein MNNEDIIIGIDFGTTNSAACIYKDEKFQIIPSAMGYDYFPSVVAVNENGELLVGHHAKKQMASNASNSVAEFKLKMGENETIKFNGEDKLPQEITSYVLGRIKRDAEAYLGKPINKAVISVPASFDNDARNATMEAGEIAGFEVEALVDEPTAACLTYSLTKNFLGNILVFDMGGGTLDIIIGAFDGSELVPKVTTGARFGGRNITMALRDYLQRDFEEQNGLKLEDYITPEYDPLIDLYNATEIAKIELSSTKTTNVHIDSIVMTDKGQRINLDKNVNRSDLNKLSDEVVKGSKEKVLEALKDAKLTKDDIDFLVFVGGPTKMPLIRESIEKLLGKSAAEGIDPMVCVAQGASIYKGGPITVGTINSLTLSVVINEKESDPLIPKNTPLPAEVTKEYHTMRDNQTSANIQIVEGESILAKENHTLHSFTLRGLPPRPKGEVAIQVKLKVDKNGIMGLSAKELSTNKKLSATFDSSNRMSSEEIKKAGLDNENLLSDYEEKIKQRNIINDAEEVIFEGKKLIENYSGHMLISDKNRVNENIEKLEGLLVIPKNFELIKLITKDLRNLIEKIESEDFYY, from the coding sequence TTGAATAATGAAGATATTATAATTGGTATTGATTTTGGAACTACAAATTCTGCAGCTTGTATTTATAAAGATGAAAAATTTCAAATAATTCCTAGTGCTATGGGTTATGATTATTTCCCTAGTGTTGTTGCAGTAAATGAAAATGGTGAATTGCTAGTGGGACATCATGCAAAAAAGCAAATGGCAAGTAATGCTAGTAATTCTGTTGCAGAATTTAAATTAAAAATGGGTGAAAATGAAACTATTAAATTTAATGGTGAAGATAAACTTCCTCAAGAGATTACTTCTTATGTTTTAGGTCGTATAAAAAGAGATGCTGAAGCTTATTTAGGTAAACCTATTAATAAAGCAGTTATTAGCGTACCTGCTAGTTTTGATAATGATGCTAGAAATGCAACTATGGAAGCTGGGGAAATTGCTGGTTTTGAAGTCGAAGCTCTTGTTGATGAACCTACAGCCGCATGTTTGACTTATAGTCTCACAAAAAATTTTTTAGGCAATATTTTAGTATTCGATATGGGAGGGGGCACTTTAGACATTATCATTGGAGCCTTTGATGGTTCTGAACTTGTTCCAAAAGTCACTACTGGAGCTAGATTTGGTGGTCGGAATATTACTATGGCTTTGCGGGATTATCTTCAAAGAGACTTTGAAGAACAAAATGGATTAAAGCTAGAAGATTATATAACTCCTGAATATGATCCTCTTATTGATTTGTATAATGCTACTGAAATCGCTAAGATAGAATTATCCAGCACCAAAACTACTAATGTTCATATAGATTCTATTGTAATGACTGATAAAGGGCAACGTATTAATTTGGATAAAAATGTAAACCGGTCTGATTTAAATAAGTTATCTGATGAAGTTGTAAAAGGAAGTAAAGAAAAAGTTCTTGAGGCACTTAAGGATGCTAAATTAACAAAAGACGATATTGACTTTTTGGTTTTTGTTGGAGGCCCTACTAAAATGCCTCTTATTAGGGAAAGCATTGAAAAACTTTTAGGCAAATCTGCTGCAGAAGGTATTGATCCAATGGTATGCGTTGCTCAAGGGGCATCCATATATAAAGGGGGTCCAATTACAGTAGGCACTATTAATTCTTTAACATTGAGTGTTGTAATTAATGAAAAAGAGTCTGATCCACTTATTCCAAAAAACACTCCTCTTCCAGCAGAAGTTACTAAAGAATATCATACTATGCGTGATAATCAAACAAGTGCAAATATTCAAATCGTTGAGGGAGAATCTATTCTTGCAAAAGAAAATCATACACTTCACTCTTTTACTTTAAGGGGACTTCCTCCAAGGCCTAAGGGCGAAGTCGCAATCCAAGTTAAATTAAAAGTTGATAAAAATGGAATAATGGGATTGTCTGCAAAAGAACTAAGCACTAATAAAAAATTATCCGCGACATTCGATTCAAGTAACCGTATGTCTAGTGAAGAAATTAAGAAGGCAGGTTTAGATAATGAGAATCTTTTAAGTGATTATGAAGAAAAGATTAAACAAAGAAATATTATTAACGATGCTGAGGAAGTTATTTTCGAAGGAAAAAAACTAATCGAGAACTATAGTGGCCATATGTTAATATCTGATAAAAATAGAGTTAACGAGAATATTGAAAAACTTGAAGGTTTGTTAGTTATTCCAAAAAATTTTGAATTAATTAAATTAATTACTAAAGATCTTCGAAATTTAATTGAAAAAATTGAATCTGAAGATTTTTATTATTAA
- a CDS encoding tetratricopeptide repeat protein produces the protein MVNKGSNDDFNCNNWELGRIFARKGNFTEADIRFEAELNHSLSPNSLVLDDHGHLLNRMGKYQDAIDKFRNLLNSDENYVSSLFGIGISYIGLNKLGDALKYFEKVNELDEEHADAWYYSAIIYGNPFYPKYDLNVAKIRYKNYQKSKESYINDPKYFSKPFDNLSWEELHDYYKCNSLFRIIEQSLDKGILDEFLNFSNDYKRLYCFDEEGLDKQFDIFRLFENDTPLADKIDKFHEDKNIEDKFESAGFEEDLIEGLSFKLGMMSIDDKKMLNELMDYSKSSQLSFNDINDLIRENVLDEDMSLDDFYENREYIVKNRIKKNNSEYERNVEKRVNTELKNQIAINKRLNDNLIEKDEVIEKLNDNLIEKDEVIEKLNENLNDKEEVNQKIEDKLRNNYELLSDENINQPEHRFDNYDFSTKEIKSSFSGLKESMDSYLEDMESYLNECQDVSSMNILSGINNQCYQDDLEYIKNECGISDVDLKTLKSAFKDFYNGKFGSASYNFSLERLRKTIGKTSELKKYRYFLKLTSKSREKILEEEDFNWLIIKNLKLKDYKNEKEKKINKGKKLKKEKYPIGWFNLGNICFDYANSQSVKTTVKAGNNAMDAYELAYFCYKCAEDSISNQEENSKYEFNFKDTKNEQEFKNNVVRMISNCEIKILQQEIKGELKKLDKLQGKFNW, from the coding sequence GTGGTAAATAAAGGTTCTAATGATGATTTTAATTGTAATAATTGGGAGCTTGGCCGTATTTTTGCCCGTAAGGGTAATTTTACTGAAGCAGATATACGTTTTGAGGCTGAGTTAAATCATTCTCTTTCTCCTAATTCTCTTGTTCTTGATGACCATGGCCATCTTTTGAATAGGATGGGTAAATATCAAGATGCTATTGATAAATTTAGAAATCTTTTAAATAGTGATGAAAATTATGTTAGCAGTTTATTTGGTATTGGTATTTCTTACATTGGCTTAAATAAGTTGGGTGATGCTTTAAAGTATTTTGAAAAAGTTAATGAACTTGATGAAGAACATGCAGATGCTTGGTACTACTCTGCTATAATTTATGGTAATCCATTTTATCCTAAGTATGATCTTAACGTTGCAAAAATTAGATATAAAAATTATCAAAAATCAAAAGAATCATATATTAATGATCCCAAGTATTTTAGTAAACCCTTTGATAATTTATCTTGGGAAGAATTGCATGATTACTATAAATGCAATAGCCTATTTCGTATAATTGAACAATCTCTGGATAAAGGGATTCTTGATGAATTTTTAAACTTTTCTAATGACTATAAAAGATTGTATTGTTTTGATGAAGAGGGTTTGGACAAGCAATTTGATATTTTTAGATTATTTGAAAATGATACTCCTTTAGCAGATAAAATTGATAAATTCCATGAAGATAAAAATATTGAAGACAAATTTGAATCTGCAGGTTTTGAAGAGGATTTAATTGAGGGTTTATCCTTTAAACTTGGAATGATGTCTATTGATGATAAAAAAATGTTGAATGAACTTATGGATTATTCTAAAAGTTCACAATTAAGTTTCAATGATATTAATGATTTAATTCGTGAAAATGTTTTAGACGAGGATATGTCTCTCGATGACTTTTATGAAAATAGGGAATATATAGTTAAAAATCGTATTAAAAAAAATAATTCTGAATATGAAAGGAATGTTGAAAAAAGAGTAAATACTGAGTTAAAAAACCAAATTGCAATTAATAAAAGGTTAAATGATAATTTAATTGAAAAGGATGAAGTGATTGAAAAGTTAAATGATAATTTAATTGAAAAGGATGAAGTGATTGAAAAGTTAAATGAAAATTTAAATGATAAAGAGGAAGTGAATCAAAAAATAGAAGATAAGTTGAGAAATAATTATGAATTATTATCTGATGAAAATATAAATCAACCAGAACATCGTTTTGATAATTATGATTTTTCAACTAAGGAGATTAAATCTTCTTTTTCTGGTTTAAAAGAATCAATGGATTCATATTTGGAAGATATGGAATCTTATTTGAATGAGTGTCAAGATGTAAGTTCTATGAATATTCTTTCAGGTATTAATAATCAGTGTTATCAAGATGATTTGGAATATATTAAAAATGAATGTGGTATTTCCGATGTTGATCTTAAAACTTTAAAATCTGCTTTTAAAGACTTTTATAATGGTAAGTTTGGATCTGCTTCTTATAATTTCAGTCTTGAACGTCTAAGAAAAACAATTGGAAAAACATCTGAACTCAAAAAATATAGGTATTTTTTAAAATTAACTTCAAAGTCTCGTGAAAAGATACTTGAAGAAGAAGACTTTAATTGGCTTATTATTAAAAATTTAAAGTTAAAAGATTATAAAAATGAAAAAGAAAAGAAAATTAATAAAGGAAAAAAACTTAAAAAAGAAAAATATCCTATAGGATGGTTTAATTTGGGCAATATTTGCTTTGATTATGCGAATTCACAATCTGTTAAAACTACTGTAAAAGCAGGAAACAATGCTATGGATGCTTATGAGTTAGCATATTTTTGTTATAAATGTGCCGAGGATAGTATTTCTAATCAGGAAGAAAACTCAAAGTATGAGTTTAATTTTAAGGACACAAAAAACGAACAAGAATTTAAAAACAATGTTGTGAGGATGATTTCTAATTGTGAAATTAAGATTTTGCAACAAGAAATTAAGGGCGAATTAAAAAAATTGGATAAATTACAAGGAAAATTTAATTGGTGA
- a CDS encoding DNA-directed RNA polymerase subunit A'', with protein sequence MVDAEAKLDAIKKVEKVLKKNKIDFPQSYIDELASAYIRRDLTDKELNTLVLKVEEAYERAHIEAGEAVGTVAAQSVGEPGTQMTMRTFHYAGVAELNVTLGLPRLIEIVDARKKISTPTMDIYFEDEYKNDEEFVRKLANQIGKSTINDILADYDIDYFNYKIVTVLDNEKIESRRLDIDDIISRVQKTFKKLEIINYGDDELIEEEAKDIEDVDSDVEETDIAKVDKVDETGMAKADSDAEETGMAKADSEEDSETIQVSDEEVQEPSNINLKKSDENITLIFEPSKRTIRELRLLGDKVRDLQISGTKGIGKVIIRKDDAEWVLHTEGSNLGAIFKIEGIDKVRSTTNDIHEIEVVLGIEAARNAIVYELNRTLSDQGLTVDIRHIMLVADMMTSEGTVKSIGRHGISGEKSSVLARAAFEETGKHLLHASIRGEVDDLTGIIENIIIGQPIPLGTGSVSVTMKPDAYPITAGITKRGKGKSGGSASESKEVNSGIAKGGKGKSGGSASESKEVNSGIAKGGKGKSGGSASESKEVNSGITP encoded by the coding sequence ATGGTAGATGCTGAAGCAAAACTTGATGCAATTAAAAAGGTTGAAAAAGTACTTAAAAAGAATAAAATTGACTTTCCTCAAAGTTATATTGATGAATTGGCAAGTGCTTATATCAGAAGAGATTTGACTGATAAGGAATTGAACACTTTAGTTCTTAAGGTCGAAGAAGCTTATGAACGTGCTCATATTGAAGCAGGTGAAGCTGTAGGAACTGTTGCAGCTCAATCTGTAGGTGAACCTGGTACTCAGATGACCATGCGTACTTTTCACTACGCAGGGGTAGCGGAATTAAACGTAACATTAGGGTTACCTAGGCTTATTGAAATTGTAGATGCAAGGAAAAAGATTTCCACTCCTACAATGGACATTTACTTCGAAGATGAGTACAAGAACGACGAGGAATTCGTCAGAAAGTTAGCAAACCAAATCGGTAAAAGCACAATCAATGATATTTTAGCTGATTATGACATTGACTACTTCAATTATAAGATTGTCACTGTACTTGACAATGAGAAAATCGAGTCTAGAAGACTTGATATAGATGATATTATTAGTCGTGTTCAAAAGACATTCAAAAAGCTCGAAATCATTAATTATGGTGACGATGAGCTTATTGAAGAAGAGGCTAAAGATATTGAAGATGTCGATTCTGATGTTGAAGAAACCGACATTGCTAAGGTCGATAAAGTGGATGAAACTGGTATGGCTAAAGCGGATTCTGATGCTGAGGAAACTGGTATGGCTAAAGCTGATTCTGAAGAAGATAGTGAAACTATTCAAGTTTCAGATGAAGAAGTCCAAGAGCCTTCCAACATCAATCTTAAAAAATCAGATGAAAACATTACATTAATCTTTGAACCTAGCAAAAGAACCATCAGAGAACTTAGACTTCTCGGTGATAAGGTCCGTGACTTGCAGATTAGTGGTACCAAAGGTATCGGTAAAGTTATTATTCGTAAGGACGATGCTGAATGGGTTCTTCATACCGAAGGTTCCAACCTTGGCGCAATCTTTAAGATTGAAGGTATTGACAAGGTAAGATCCACTACAAACGACATTCACGAGATAGAAGTTGTTTTAGGTATTGAAGCAGCTCGTAATGCTATTGTCTATGAGCTTAACCGTACCCTATCTGACCAAGGTTTGACTGTAGACATCAGGCACATCATGTTGGTTGCAGACATGATGACTTCCGAAGGAACTGTCAAGTCCATTGGTAGACATGGTATCAGTGGTGAGAAATCAAGTGTTCTTGCTCGTGCTGCATTCGAAGAAACCGGTAAGCACTTGCTTCACGCAAGTATCAGAGGAGAAGTTGATGATCTCACTGGAATCATTGAAAACATTATTATAGGTCAACCTATACCTCTTGGTACAGGTTCTGTAAGTGTTACAATGAAACCAGATGCATATCCTATTACTGCAGGTATAACTAAACGTGGTAAAGGTAAGTCTGGTGGTAGTGCTTCTGAATCTAAGGAGGTTAATAGTGGTATTGCTAAAGGCGGTAAAGGTAAGTCTGGTGGTAGTGCTTCTGAATCTAAGGAGGTTAATAGTGGTATTGCTAAAGGCGGTAAAGGTAAGTCTGGTGGTAGTGCTTCTGAATCTAAGGAGGTTAATAGTGGTATTACTCCCTGA